In Ostrea edulis chromosome 4, xbOstEdul1.1, whole genome shotgun sequence, a single window of DNA contains:
- the LOC130054151 gene encoding histone H2B-like, which yields MFTRRSVIRLSAVIRPCNINSSAAICSTHSLLVNMPPKAGSKGAKKAATKAKAQRTGDKKKRRKRRESYAIYIYKVLKQVHPDTGVSSKAMSIMNSFVNDIFERIAAEASRLAHYNKRSTITSREIQTAVRLLLPGELAKHAVSEGTKAVTKYTSSK from the coding sequence ATGTTTACAAGGAGGTCCGTAATACGCTTATCCGCCGTTATCCGACCGTGTAATATAAATAGCAGCGCGGCCATTTGTTCCACACATAGTTTACTAGTAAACATGCCACCTAAAGCCGGATCGAAAGGAGCTAAGAAAGCCGCCACTAAGGCGAAGGCCCAGAGAACTGGGGACAAGAAGAAGCGCAGGAAGAGGAGGGAATCCTATGCCATCTACATTTACAAAGTCCTGAAGCAGGTCCACCCAGACACTGGCGTTTCCAGCAAAGCTATGAGCATCATGAACTCGTTTGTCAATGACATTTTCGAGAGAATCGCCGCTGAAGCTTCCCGCCTGGCCCACTACAACAAACGCTCAACCATCACCAGCAGAGAAATCCAGACCGCTGTCCGACTTCTCTTGCCCGGTGAATTGGCCAAGCACGCCGTCTCTGAGGGTACCAAGGCTGTCACCAAGTACACCAGCAGCAAGTAA
- the LOC130054147 gene encoding histone H1-delta-like translates to MADTAAPAKKKVSKPKVPAAHPKYIDMIKAALGSLKERGGSSRQAILKHLMANYKVGNDVNSINAHLKMALKNGVKKGALKQAKGKGASGSFKLGDKPKAEQKPKAKKVAKPKAAKPKKAAAAAKPKKAAVEKKVKKTPKKPAAPKKAKTPKKKAAAKKPAAKAPKKAKSPKKPAAKKSKTPKKAAAKK, encoded by the coding sequence ATGGCAGACACCGCAGCTCCCGCGAAAAAGAAGGTTTCCAAGCCCAAAGTGCCCGCAGCGCACCCAAAATACATCGACATGATCAAGGCTGCCCTCGGGTCACTGAAAGAGCGTGGTGGATCTTCTAGACAAGCCATTCTTAAGCACCTGATGGCCAATTATAAAGTGGGCAATGACGTCAACTCCATCAATGCTCACCTCAAAATGGCCCTTAAGAATGGAGTCAAAAAGGGTGCGTTGAAGCAAGCCAAGGGTAAAGGTGCCAGCGGCTCCTTCAAGCTTGGAGATAAGCCCAAGGCTGAGCAGAAGCCTAAAGCCAAGAAAGTAGCCAAACCAAAGGCTGCCAAACCTAAGAAGGCTGCTGCTGCTGCCAAGCCCAAGAAGGCGGCCGTAGAGAAAAAAGTGAAGAAGACGCCAAAGAAACCAGCCGCACCCAAGAAGGCCAAGACTCCCAAGAAGAAGGCGGCAGCCAAGAAGCCCGCAGCCAAGGCCCCCAAGAAGGCCAAGAGCCCCAAGAAGCCCGCCGCCAAAAAATCCAAGACCCCCAAGAAGGCCGCCGCCAAGAAATAA
- the LOC130053804 gene encoding histone H3, producing the protein MARTKQTARKSTGGKAPRKQLATKAARKSAPATGGVKKPHRYRPGTVALREIRRYQKSTELLIRKLPFQRLVREIAQDFKTDLRFQSSAVMALQEASEAYLVGLFEDTNLCAIHAKRVTIMPKDIQLARRIRGERA; encoded by the coding sequence ATGGCACGTACAAAGCAGACCGCAAGAAAATCTACTGGAGGCAAAGCCCCACGAAAACAGTTGGCTACTAAGGCCGCCCGTAAGAGCGCCCCAGCCACCGGTGGCGTCAAGAAGCCCCACAGATACAGGCCAGGAACTGTCGCTCTTCGTGAGATCAGACGGTACCAGAAAAGCACTGAGCTTCTCATCAGGAAACTCCCATTCCAGCGTCTGGTCCGTGAAATTGCACAGGACTTCAAGACCGATCTGCGTTTCCAGAGCTCTGCCGTTATGGCCCTTCAGGAAGCTAGCGAGGCCTACCTTGTAGGACTTTTTGAGGATACCAACTTGTGCGCTATCCACGCCAAGAGGGTGACCATCATGCCCAAGGATATCCAGCTTGCCAGACGTATCCGTGGCGAGCGAGCTTAA